One window of the Cryptomeria japonica chromosome 7, Sugi_1.0, whole genome shotgun sequence genome contains the following:
- the LOC131065677 gene encoding glycolipid transfer protein 1 codes for MREDLVFREIYVSMYQIPFTYIHLIISWLFTRAKRRQQTRTISFAMAHSALVPAIQALSDINCPQGKILTKQFLQLCATILPVLDKLGPTMAVIRSDIGGNIQRLDDMYESSKSEYAFLYEIVRKEAAQGTAKKPLSCTKAVLWLTRGMEFMIVLLGTLVEQEEWSLKQAVEYAYNTTLKQWHGWISTAASNVGLKLIPERQNFMKLLGDTTNFKEDVDKLSASLSPLLQANHAFLQSLRLNRMKSS; via the exons ATGAGAGAAGACCTTGTGTTTAGGGAAATTTATGTCAGCATGTACCAGATTCCTTTCACATATATTCATCTGATTATTTCCTGGTTATTTACAAGAGCTAAGAGGCGGCAACAAACAAGAACAATATCGTTTGCTATGGCGCACTCTGCACTTGTTCCTGCGATTCAAGCCCTCTCTGACATTAATTGTCCCCAAGGCAAAATTTTGACCAAACAATTCCTTCAACTTTGCGCCACGATTTTGCCTGTGTTAG ATAAATTAGGACCTACGATGGCGGTTATCAGGTCAGACATTGGAGGAAATATTCAG AGACTGGATGACATGTACGAGTCCAGTAAATCTGAGTACGCCTTTCTATACGAAATAGTTCGCAAAGAAGCCGCGCAAGGAACAGCGAAGAAACCGCTGAGCTGCACAAAAGCGGTACTGTGGTTAACAAGGGGTATGGAGTTCATGATTGTGCTGTTGGGGACTTTGGTAGAACAGGAGGAGTGGAGCCTCAAGCAGGCCGTTGAATATGCTTACAATACCACACTCAAGCAATGGCATGGATGGATCTCTACGGCCGCCTCCAAT GTGGGTTTGAAATTGATCCCTGAAAGGCAAAATTTCATGAAACTTTTGGGCGACACCACAAACTTTAAAGAGGACGTTGACAAGTTGTCTGCATCGTTGTCTCCTCTTCTACAGGCAAATCATGCCTTTCTG CAAAGCCTCCGCTTGAACAGGATGAAATCATCATAG